One stretch of Halapricum desulfuricans DNA includes these proteins:
- a CDS encoding ferritin-like domain-containing protein has protein sequence MSDEVVDLLEQAYVDEVETVMNYLANAIYLETFDGEDVAEDLMEDVEEELGHAEELGYRLRYYGEVPPASMDIEPAQDMLQPPEDSTDVEAVIDGVIEAEEEAIETYETLVAAAEDADDYVTADLATELLADEQAHKAAFLSIKKSF, from the coding sequence ATGTCAGACGAAGTCGTGGACTTGCTCGAACAGGCGTATGTTGACGAAGTCGAGACGGTGATGAACTACCTCGCGAACGCGATTTATCTGGAGACGTTCGACGGCGAGGACGTCGCCGAGGACCTGATGGAAGACGTCGAGGAAGAACTGGGACACGCCGAGGAACTGGGGTACCGACTCCGATACTACGGGGAGGTGCCGCCGGCGTCGATGGACATCGAACCGGCACAGGACATGCTCCAGCCGCCCGAAGACAGCACTGATGTCGAGGCTGTCATCGACGGCGTCATCGAGGCCGAAGAGGAGGCGATCGAGACCTACGAAACGCTGGTCGCAGCAGCCGAAGACGCCGACGACTACGTCACCGCCGACCTGGCGACGGAGCTGCTCGCCGACGAGCAGGCACACAAGGCGGCGTTTCTCAGCATCAAGAAGTCCTTCTAG
- a CDS encoding MBL fold metallo-hydrolase, giving the protein MVETITANQLRDWVDAGESFELLDTRPEESFEAWHIQGAIQYTYKPDFEFDVEEFREATGLSSDDSVVTICAKGIASHDLATHLEDSGFEDVTVVEDGMEGWSEVYDVVEIPTDSDLEVLQFQRRAKGCLGYLIGDPAAEVAAVVDPTRHVDRFASAASERGYSIEHVFDTHVHADHVSGGRELAEYVGATYYLGADAADRGVAYEYEPLARNEVVTVGDHDLKAVPSPGHTSEIVSYLLDDEAVLTGDTLFVDSVGRTELQFGDGAADTGAQRLYDSLHRTLLAEPDSITVLPGHFAVDADGATDVTPGEPVASTIGDVRTELDLLAVDRETFVARLTDSLPEKPPNYEDIIDINAGRDEPEDEAAATELELGPNNCAASGD; this is encoded by the coding sequence ATGGTCGAAACGATTACTGCGAACCAGTTGCGCGACTGGGTCGACGCCGGCGAATCGTTCGAACTGCTGGATACGCGCCCCGAGGAGAGCTTCGAGGCCTGGCACATCCAGGGTGCGATCCAGTACACCTACAAGCCCGACTTCGAGTTCGACGTCGAGGAGTTTCGCGAGGCAACGGGACTGTCAAGCGACGACTCGGTCGTGACGATCTGCGCGAAAGGAATCGCTTCGCACGATCTGGCGACCCACCTCGAGGACAGCGGTTTCGAGGACGTCACCGTCGTCGAAGACGGCATGGAGGGCTGGAGCGAGGTCTATGACGTCGTCGAGATTCCGACGGACAGCGATCTCGAAGTGTTGCAGTTCCAGCGACGGGCGAAAGGCTGTCTCGGCTATCTGATCGGTGATCCAGCCGCCGAAGTGGCCGCCGTCGTCGATCCGACCCGACACGTGGATCGGTTCGCCTCAGCGGCCTCGGAACGGGGCTATTCGATCGAGCACGTCTTCGACACGCACGTCCACGCCGATCACGTTTCCGGCGGTCGGGAACTGGCCGAGTACGTCGGTGCGACCTACTACCTCGGGGCCGACGCGGCCGACCGCGGGGTCGCCTACGAGTACGAACCGCTGGCGCGCAACGAGGTCGTCACCGTCGGCGACCACGACCTCAAGGCCGTCCCCTCGCCCGGTCACACCTCCGAGATCGTGAGTTACCTGCTCGACGACGAGGCCGTGCTGACCGGTGACACGCTGTTCGTGGACTCGGTCGGCCGGACGGAACTCCAGTTCGGCGACGGCGCGGCGGACACGGGCGCACAGCGACTGTACGACTCGCTGCACCGGACACTGCTCGCGGAACCCGACTCGATCACGGTGCTACCCGGCCACTTCGCCGTCGACGCCGACGGTGCGACCGACGTAACGCCGGGCGAACCCGTCGCCTCGACGATCGGAGACGTCCGGACGGAACTGGATTTGCTGGCCGTCGATCGCGAGACGTTCGTCGCCCGGCTCACCGACTCGCTACCGGAGAAGCCCCCGAACTACGAGGACATCATCGACATCAACGCCGGGCGCGACGAACCCGAAGACGAGGCTGCTGCGACGGAACTGGAGCTCGGCCCGAACAACTGCGCGGCGAGCGGCGACTGA
- a CDS encoding carboxypeptidase M32, producing the protein MSADAPQAYDDLLEAYRRVSNVESAVGVLSWDQQVTMPDGGAPARSRQLSTLSGLKHELLTDDDIAGALETLDGSELSDEQRAVVREIRREHERAAAVPQALIEQISAKSSEALEVWESARADADFSQFAPVLEDLVELRREYAAAIDPDRDPYAVLFEEYEPYLGLETAERVLERLRDELVPLIEAVGDSDVTQPDPFADGTYSEQAQEDLSREILTRIGYDWDRGRLDTSSHPFTSGNQFDCRVTTRFLEDDPLSALTATVHEFGHAFYNLGLPQDDYGTPLGSSRNLSVHESQSRLWENHVGRSRPFWESIADDVRAAFEGVEDVDGETFYRAANRVYDDNLIRVDADELTYHMHIVVRFEIERDLINGELDVEDVPEVWNDKYEQYLGLRPENDAEGALQDIHWSHGNFGYFPTYTLGSVMAAQLYAAAEDDLGDLDESIRAGEFEGLQAWLRENVHHHGARYTTDDLVEVATGEPYTADYFLEYVTEKYGDLYEL; encoded by the coding sequence ATGTCAGCGGACGCGCCACAGGCATACGACGACCTCCTCGAAGCGTACCGCCGTGTCAGCAACGTCGAGTCGGCAGTCGGCGTCCTCTCGTGGGACCAGCAGGTGACGATGCCGGACGGCGGCGCGCCGGCCCGGAGCCGACAGCTCTCGACGCTGTCCGGACTCAAACACGAACTGCTGACCGACGACGACATCGCCGGCGCGCTCGAAACACTCGACGGCTCCGAACTAAGCGATGAACAGCGGGCCGTCGTCCGCGAGATCCGACGCGAGCACGAGCGCGCCGCAGCGGTTCCACAGGCGCTGATCGAGCAGATAAGCGCGAAGTCGTCCGAGGCGCTCGAGGTCTGGGAGTCCGCGAGGGCCGACGCGGACTTCTCGCAGTTCGCGCCCGTGCTGGAGGACCTGGTCGAACTGCGCCGCGAGTACGCCGCCGCGATCGATCCCGACCGCGATCCCTACGCCGTCCTCTTCGAGGAATACGAACCCTATCTGGGCCTGGAGACGGCCGAACGGGTGCTCGAACGGCTCCGCGACGAGTTAGTCCCGCTGATCGAGGCCGTCGGCGACAGCGACGTCACCCAGCCCGACCCCTTCGCGGACGGGACCTACTCCGAGCAGGCGCAGGAAGACCTCTCCCGGGAGATACTCACTCGGATCGGCTACGACTGGGACCGCGGGCGACTGGACACCTCAAGCCATCCGTTCACGTCCGGCAACCAGTTCGACTGCCGGGTCACCACGCGGTTTCTCGAGGACGATCCGCTGAGCGCGCTCACGGCGACGGTCCACGAGTTCGGTCACGCCTTCTACAATCTGGGCCTCCCACAGGACGACTACGGAACGCCGCTGGGATCGTCACGGAACCTCAGCGTCCACGAGTCCCAGTCGCGCCTCTGGGAGAACCACGTCGGCCGCAGTCGTCCGTTCTGGGAGTCGATCGCCGACGACGTCCGCGCGGCCTTCGAGGGCGTCGAGGACGTCGACGGGGAGACGTTTTACCGGGCCGCAAATCGCGTCTACGACGACAACCTCATCCGGGTCGACGCGGACGAGCTCACCTACCACATGCACATCGTCGTCCGCTTCGAGATCGAGCGCGACCTGATCAACGGCGAGCTGGACGTCGAAGACGTGCCCGAGGTCTGGAACGACAAGTACGAGCAGTATCTCGGGCTCCGGCCGGAAAACGACGCCGAGGGGGCGCTGCAGGACATCCACTGGAGCCACGGCAACTTCGGGTACTTCCCGACGTACACGCTGGGTAGCGTTATGGCGGCCCAGCTCTACGCGGCCGCCGAGGACGACCTCGGTGACCTGGACGAATCGATCCGAGCCGGCGAGTTCGAGGGCCTCCAGGCGTGGCTCCGCGAGAACGTCCACCACCACGGCGCGCGATACACGACCGACGATCTCGTCGAGGTCGCGACCGGCGAGCCCTACACCGCCGACTACTTCCTCGAGTACGTGACCGAGAAGTACGGCGACCTCTACGAACTGTAG
- a CDS encoding TrkH family potassium uptake protein: MATVVDWRVSVGLVGSVFKYLSIPLVLPLAVALLYGNDPLPFLATIVVALALGSALERLRGDRELGHREAFLLVSLTWLAVPVLGTMPYLIADVGTVAHPVNALFESMSGFTTTGATLLGDISVEKHGHAMLLWRQLTQWLGGMGILVLMVAILPELSVGGARLISEESPGVSVDKLRPKIQETARILWLIYIGFTVAAAVVYYGLHLLGLADDMGLYNAVAHALTTLPTGGFSPEARSVEAFSPAVQWAVIAFMIVAGTNFALFWYALIGRPEKLFRNSEFRSYLGTMVAVSALVAGLLFTGLGLATAPEAVGPIPGHLETAVRQGVFQVVAIVTTTGYASMDFNTWDSTAQVVLLFAMFLGGSAGSAAGSIKIIRWYAVERSVLRELFTTVHPEAVRPVRTASGVIDEQTLRGVITFILVFIGIFAVSTVLLLIEGATNPEIGGLSTLEAMSATIATLGNVGPGFGIVGPMDSYLDFSTPAKLYMIGLMWVGRLEILSVLVVFTPNYWR; the protein is encoded by the coding sequence ATGGCCACTGTCGTCGACTGGCGGGTGAGCGTCGGGCTTGTCGGGAGCGTCTTCAAGTACCTCTCGATCCCGCTCGTGCTCCCGCTGGCTGTCGCCCTGCTGTATGGGAACGATCCGCTGCCGTTCCTGGCGACGATCGTAGTCGCGCTCGCGCTCGGGAGCGCGCTCGAGCGGCTCCGCGGGGACCGCGAACTGGGCCATCGGGAGGCGTTTCTGCTGGTCAGTCTCACCTGGCTGGCCGTTCCCGTGCTCGGAACCATGCCCTACCTGATCGCCGACGTCGGGACTGTCGCTCATCCCGTCAACGCGCTGTTCGAATCGATGTCGGGCTTCACGACGACCGGTGCGACGCTTCTCGGAGACATCTCGGTCGAGAAACACGGCCACGCGATGCTGCTGTGGCGACAGCTCACCCAGTGGCTCGGCGGCATGGGGATCCTGGTGTTGATGGTCGCGATCTTGCCCGAACTGTCGGTCGGCGGCGCGCGACTGATCAGCGAGGAATCGCCGGGCGTCAGCGTCGACAAACTCCGACCGAAGATCCAGGAGACGGCCCGGATCCTCTGGCTGATCTACATCGGGTTCACGGTCGCCGCAGCCGTCGTCTACTACGGGCTGCACCTCCTCGGACTGGCAGACGACATGGGGCTGTACAACGCCGTCGCCCACGCGCTGACGACGCTGCCGACCGGCGGGTTCTCTCCCGAGGCACGGAGCGTCGAGGCGTTCTCGCCGGCCGTCCAGTGGGCCGTGATCGCCTTCATGATCGTCGCCGGGACGAACTTCGCGCTGTTCTGGTACGCGCTGATCGGCCGGCCCGAGAAACTGTTCCGAAACTCCGAGTTCCGGAGCTACCTCGGGACGATGGTCGCCGTCAGCGCTCTCGTCGCCGGACTGCTGTTCACGGGGCTCGGGCTCGCGACTGCGCCCGAAGCGGTCGGACCGATCCCCGGCCACCTCGAAACCGCGGTCCGGCAGGGGGTCTTTCAGGTCGTCGCGATCGTCACGACGACCGGCTACGCGAGCATGGATTTCAATACATGGGACTCGACCGCACAGGTCGTGCTCCTGTTTGCGATGTTCCTCGGCGGCTCGGCGGGGTCCGCCGCCGGTTCGATCAAGATCATCCGCTGGTACGCCGTCGAGCGCTCGGTCCTGCGAGAGCTGTTCACGACGGTCCATCCCGAAGCAGTGCGGCCCGTCCGAACCGCCAGCGGCGTCATCGACGAGCAGACGCTCCGGGGCGTCATCACGTTCATCCTGGTGTTCATCGGCATCTTCGCGGTCTCGACGGTCCTGCTCCTTATCGAAGGCGCGACCAACCCCGAGATCGGCGGCCTCTCGACGCTGGAGGCGATGAGCGCCACGATCGCGACGCTGGGCAACGTCGGTCCGGGATTCGGGATCGTCGGCCCGATGGACAGCTACCTCGACTTCTCGACGCCGGCCAAACTCTACATGATCGGCCTGATGTGGGTCGGGCGTCTCGAGATCCTCTCCGTGCTGGTCGTCTTCACGCCAAACTACTGGCGATAG
- a CDS encoding 50S ribosomal protein L16: MSDKPASMYRDIDKPAYTRREYITGIPGSKIAQHQMGDKDTEPEDYPVQISLIVEEEVQLRHGALEAARLSANRHLIKELGEGNYKMVLRKFPHQVIRENKQATGAGADRVSDGMRQAFGKIVGTAARIQKGERLFTAYCDVEQADAVKEAYRRAYNKITPPCRIKVERGEELLIA, from the coding sequence ATGTCGGACAAACCAGCCTCGATGTACCGGGACATCGACAAGCCCGCCTATACTCGACGCGAGTACATCACGGGTATCCCCGGTTCGAAGATCGCACAGCACCAGATGGGCGACAAGGACACTGAGCCGGAAGATTACCCCGTCCAGATCAGCCTCATCGTCGAAGAGGAAGTCCAGCTGCGCCACGGCGCGCTCGAGGCCGCCCGCCTGTCGGCCAACCGTCACCTGATCAAGGAGCTCGGCGAGGGCAACTACAAGATGGTCCTCCGGAAGTTCCCCCACCAGGTCATCCGCGAGAACAAGCAGGCGACCGGAGCCGGGGCCGACCGTGTCTCCGACGGGATGCGCCAGGCCTTCGGGAAGATCGTCGGCACAGCCGCCCGGATCCAGAAGGGCGAGCGCCTGTTCACGGCCTACTGTGACGTCGAGCAGGCCGACGCCGTCAAGGAAGCCTACCGCCGTGCCTACAACAAGATCACCCCGCCGTGTCGCATCAAGGTCGAACGGGGCGAAGAGCTGCTGATCGCGTAA
- a CDS encoding glutathione S-transferase family protein — protein MNMLVDGEWRTDAYRATNEDGEFERQETAFRDWVRDDPDARFQPEAGRYHLYVSYACPWAHRTLIARKLLGLEDAISVDVVDPYRGADGWQFTPEKDGCTEDSLYDSDYLRELYVRADPEMTGRVTVPVLWDTREETIVNNESREILRMLDTEFDDVADRDVDLYPEGYREEIDRIIDEIYEPINNGVYRAGFADSQAAYDRAVEELFDALDRWDSVLADQRYLAGDRLTEADVCLFTTLVRFDEVYHTHFMCNQRLIREYDNLWPYLRDVYTTGDLSETVHMDHIKEHYYTTHPEVSPKRIVPKGPDPDFESPHDRDELAGGPPSEAPAQR, from the coding sequence ATGAACATGCTCGTTGACGGCGAGTGGCGGACAGACGCCTACCGGGCGACCAACGAGGACGGTGAGTTCGAGCGCCAGGAGACGGCGTTCCGTGACTGGGTCCGCGACGATCCAGACGCGCGGTTCCAGCCCGAGGCCGGCCGGTATCACCTGTACGTCTCCTATGCCTGTCCGTGGGCTCACCGGACGCTGATCGCGCGGAAACTGCTCGGACTCGAGGACGCCATCAGCGTCGACGTAGTCGATCCCTACCGGGGAGCGGACGGCTGGCAGTTCACGCCCGAAAAGGACGGCTGTACCGAGGACTCGCTGTACGACTCGGACTACCTGCGGGAACTCTATGTGAGGGCTGACCCCGAGATGACTGGTCGGGTGACGGTCCCCGTGCTCTGGGACACACGCGAGGAGACGATCGTCAACAACGAATCCAGAGAGATCCTGCGGATGCTCGACACCGAGTTCGACGACGTCGCGGACCGTGACGTCGATCTCTATCCGGAGGGCTACCGCGAGGAGATCGACCGGATCATCGACGAGATATACGAACCGATCAACAACGGTGTCTACCGCGCCGGATTCGCCGACTCACAGGCCGCCTACGACCGGGCCGTCGAGGAGCTGTTCGACGCCCTCGATCGCTGGGACTCGGTGCTCGCCGATCAGCGTTATCTCGCCGGCGACCGCCTGACTGAAGCCGATGTCTGTCTGTTCACGACACTCGTTCGTTTCGACGAGGTGTATCACACGCACTTCATGTGCAATCAGCGGCTGATCCGCGAGTACGACAACCTCTGGCCGTATCTTCGGGACGTGTACACAACCGGAGATCTATCCGAGACGGTGCACATGGATCACATCAAAGAGCACTACTACACGACCCACCCCGAGGTCAGCCCGAAGCGAATCGTCCCGAAAGGCCCCGATCCGGACTTCGAGAGCCCCCACGACCGGGACGAGCTGGCGGGCGGGCCGCCGTCGGAAGCCCCGGCCCAGCGCTAG
- a CDS encoding C2H2-type zinc finger protein, which yields MAGETYDVPPGEPVYECPDCGRPFSERRLLALHRGLDHPDRLDEAQREAFESAYEAEAEPLRRYRIAAVGVLVVLYFGLLMAFALLG from the coding sequence ATGGCCGGTGAAACCTACGACGTCCCGCCCGGCGAGCCGGTCTACGAGTGTCCCGACTGCGGACGGCCGTTCTCCGAACGGCGGCTGCTGGCGCTGCATCGCGGGCTCGACCACCCTGACCGTCTCGACGAAGCCCAGCGTGAGGCCTTCGAATCCGCCTACGAGGCCGAAGCCGAACCGCTTCGACGGTATCGAATCGCCGCCGTCGGCGTGCTCGTCGTGCTGTACTTCGGGCTGTTGATGGCGTTCGCGCTGCTGGGCTAG
- a CDS encoding MGMT family protein → MSADAGIYARESTVLGRHVQIGVAGERVLAVSFPDRPDEQAESDHSLLDRIEAYLGGERDDFADVTVALTVPTDRRSVLETLREIPYGNAVTVEQLTRMTAGLDPESDGDRETVRTALAENPAPLLLPDHRVRDGPSGAPSDVADQLRRVEGL, encoded by the coding sequence ATGAGCGCAGACGCCGGGATCTACGCGCGTGAATCGACCGTTCTCGGCCGCCACGTCCAGATCGGCGTCGCGGGCGAGCGCGTCCTCGCGGTCTCGTTTCCCGACCGACCGGACGAACAGGCCGAAAGTGATCACTCGTTGCTCGACCGTATCGAGGCCTATCTCGGCGGGGAACGCGACGACTTCGCGGACGTGACGGTCGCGCTGACTGTCCCGACTGACCGGCGATCAGTTCTGGAGACGCTCCGTGAGATCCCCTACGGCAATGCGGTGACCGTCGAGCAACTGACGCGGATGACAGCCGGGCTCGATCCCGAGAGTGACGGGGACAGAGAAACCGTCAGGACGGCCCTCGCCGAGAACCCCGCGCCGCTGTTGCTCCCCGATCACCGGGTGCGCGACGGGCCGTCGGGAGCCCCGAGCGACGTGGCCGACCAGCTCCGTCGGGTCGAAGGACTGTGA
- a CDS encoding CPBP family intramembrane glutamic endopeptidase, translated as MSDPQWAAFVGLTGLVLTAFLVLAWLSARTVRDPPTVDWRFTPVGVDPGVGSRPSARTRIVHPQVTELSTASLLANVAATQGLFAAVVVGAAVAFSIPPEAFGLGVEAITVRAVLWGLALGVGLWVANETSARVLDVAGLEYDERLRSTLAPDSPGGWLVLLALVLPTVAVVEELLFRAAAIGVVAVGFDISPWPLVVGSSIAFGLGHGAQGRVGIAVTGVLGLVLASAFVLSGSLLVVVVAHYVVNALELVVHEGLS; from the coding sequence ATGTCCGACCCCCAGTGGGCCGCCTTCGTCGGGCTCACTGGCCTCGTTCTGACGGCGTTTCTCGTTCTCGCGTGGCTCTCGGCCCGAACGGTTCGTGACCCGCCGACAGTCGACTGGCGGTTCACGCCGGTCGGCGTCGATCCCGGTGTCGGATCTCGACCGTCGGCCCGCACCCGGATCGTCCATCCGCAAGTTACCGAGCTATCGACGGCGTCGCTGCTGGCCAACGTCGCAGCCACCCAGGGGCTGTTCGCCGCCGTCGTCGTCGGCGCTGCGGTCGCGTTTTCGATTCCCCCGGAAGCGTTCGGCCTCGGTGTCGAGGCGATCACTGTGCGAGCGGTTCTGTGGGGACTCGCGCTCGGCGTCGGTCTCTGGGTGGCCAACGAGACCAGTGCCCGCGTGCTCGACGTGGCGGGTCTCGAGTACGACGAACGTCTCAGGTCGACGCTCGCGCCCGACTCGCCCGGCGGCTGGCTCGTCCTGCTCGCGCTCGTTCTCCCGACCGTCGCCGTCGTCGAGGAACTCCTCTTTCGGGCGGCCGCGATCGGCGTCGTCGCGGTCGGGTTCGACATCTCGCCGTGGCCGCTGGTCGTCGGCTCTTCGATCGCCTTCGGACTGGGCCACGGCGCGCAAGGTCGCGTCGGGATCGCCGTGACCGGCGTGCTTGGCCTCGTCCTCGCGAGCGCGTTCGTCCTCTCGGGGAGTCTCCTGGTGGTCGTCGTCGCCCACTACGTGGTCAACGCGCTGGAGCTTGTCGTTCACGAGGGGCTGTCGTAG
- the lonB gene encoding ATP-dependent protease LonB, whose translation MSEHTDTDGTPDEDGTTSAESESERAVDDETEASSPRAGDDETVESTTDEVEPAADEPADDVVTGDSAVDEPADGGDATETDLGSGVSVEGDETTVEDDADGLLGGLEIGTTEEIEVPDRLVDQVIGQDHARDIVKKAAKQRRHVMMIGSPGTGKSMLAKAMSQLLPKEDLQDVLVYHNPDDGNEPKVRTVPAGKGEQIVDAHKEEARKRNQMRSFLMWIIIIAIIGYALFFARSILLGILAAGIVFLVFRYLNRGSDAMIPNLLVNNASQQVAPFEDATGAHAGALLGDVRHDPFQSGGMETPSHDRVEAGAIHKANKGVLFIDEMNTLDIRSQQKLMTAIQEGEFSITGQSERSSGAMVQTEPVPTDFIMVAAGNLDAMENMHPALRSRIKGYGYEVYMDDTIEDDPEMRRKYARFVAQEVEKDGRLPHFTREAVEEIILEAQRRSGRKEHLTLKLRDLGGLVRVAGDIARAEDKEFTEREDVLQAKRRSRSIEQQLADNYIERRKDYELTVSDGSVVGRVNGLAVMGEDSGIVMPVMAEVTPSQGPGEVIATGKLQEIAEEAVQNVSAIIKKFSDEDISEKDIHIQFVQSYEGVEGDSASVTVATAVISALEDIPVEQDVAMTGSLSVRGDVLPVGGVTHKIEAAAKSGIDRIIIPAANEQDVMIEDEYKDQIEIIPVQHLSEVLEVALAGEPEKDSLVDRLRSITGKALDRQVGRSSPSPQ comes from the coding sequence ATGAGCGAACATACAGACACTGACGGTACCCCCGACGAAGACGGCACGACGTCTGCCGAAAGCGAGTCGGAACGGGCCGTCGACGACGAGACCGAGGCGTCGTCCCCTCGGGCGGGCGACGACGAGACAGTCGAATCGACCACCGACGAGGTCGAACCAGCGGCAGACGAACCGGCCGACGACGTCGTGACCGGAGACTCGGCAGTCGATGAGCCGGCCGACGGCGGGGACGCGACGGAGACCGATCTTGGTAGCGGCGTTTCCGTCGAGGGCGACGAGACGACAGTCGAGGACGACGCGGACGGTCTGCTGGGCGGACTCGAGATCGGGACGACCGAGGAGATCGAGGTCCCCGACCGGCTGGTCGATCAGGTGATCGGTCAGGACCACGCCCGCGACATCGTCAAGAAGGCGGCCAAGCAGCGCCGCCACGTGATGATGATCGGCTCGCCCGGGACCGGCAAGTCGATGCTGGCGAAAGCGATGAGCCAGCTGTTGCCCAAGGAAGACCTGCAGGACGTGCTGGTCTATCACAACCCCGACGACGGCAACGAGCCGAAGGTCCGCACCGTGCCGGCGGGCAAGGGCGAACAGATCGTCGACGCCCACAAGGAGGAGGCCCGCAAGCGCAACCAGATGCGGTCGTTCCTGATGTGGATCATCATCATCGCGATCATCGGGTACGCGCTGTTTTTCGCCCGGAGTATCCTGCTGGGCATTCTCGCGGCCGGGATCGTCTTCCTGGTCTTTCGCTATCTGAACCGCGGTTCGGACGCGATGATTCCGAACCTGCTGGTCAACAACGCCAGCCAGCAGGTCGCTCCCTTCGAGGACGCGACCGGCGCGCACGCCGGGGCACTGCTGGGCGACGTCCGCCACGACCCCTTCCAGTCCGGCGGCATGGAGACGCCCAGCCACGACCGCGTCGAGGCCGGCGCGATCCACAAGGCCAACAAGGGCGTGCTGTTCATCGACGAGATGAACACGCTGGACATCCGGTCCCAGCAGAAGCTGATGACCGCGATCCAGGAGGGCGAGTTCTCGATCACCGGCCAGTCCGAGCGCTCCTCGGGCGCGATGGTCCAGACCGAGCCCGTCCCGACGGACTTCATCATGGTCGCGGCGGGCAACCTCGACGCGATGGAGAACATGCACCCCGCCCTGCGCTCCCGTATCAAGGGGTACGGGTACGAGGTGTACATGGACGACACGATCGAAGACGACCCGGAGATGCGACGCAAGTACGCCAGGTTCGTCGCCCAGGAAGTCGAGAAGGACGGCCGCCTGCCCCACTTCACCCGGGAGGCCGTCGAGGAGATCATCCTCGAGGCCCAGCGTCGGTCCGGCCGGAAGGAGCACCTCACGCTCAAACTCCGAGACCTCGGCGGGCTGGTCCGCGTCGCCGGCGACATCGCTCGCGCGGAGGACAAGGAGTTCACCGAACGCGAGGACGTCCTGCAGGCCAAGCGACGCTCGCGCTCGATCGAGCAGCAGCTCGCGGACAACTACATCGAACGGCGCAAGGACTACGAGCTGACCGTCAGTGACGGCAGCGTGGTCGGCCGCGTCAACGGCCTGGCCGTGATGGGCGAAGACAGCGGAATCGTCATGCCGGTCATGGCCGAGGTGACGCCCAGTCAGGGCCCCGGCGAAGTGATCGCGACCGGGAAGCTGCAGGAGATCGCCGAGGAGGCGGTCCAGAACGTCAGCGCGATCATCAAGAAGTTCAGCGACGAGGACATCTCCGAGAAGGACATCCACATCCAGTTCGTCCAGTCCTACGAGGGCGTCGAGGGTGACTCGGCCTCCGTCACCGTGGCGACGGCCGTAATCTCCGCGCTGGAAGACATCCCCGTCGAGCAGGACGTCGCGATGACCGGCTCGCTGTCCGTGCGCGGGGACGTGCTGCCGGTCGGCGGCGTCACCCACAAGATCGAGGCCGCGGCCAAGTCCGGCATCGACCGGATCATCATCCCCGCGGCCAACGAACAGGACGTGATGATCGAAGACGAGTACAAAGACCAGATCGAGATTATCCCCGTCCAGCACCTCTCCGAGGTGCTCGAAGTCGCGCTGGCCGGCGAACCCGAGAAGGACTCGCTGGTCGATCGGCTACGCTCGATCACCGGCAAGGCGCTGGATCGGCAGGTCGGCCGCAGCTCGCCCAGCCCCCAGTAG
- a CDS encoding nicotinamide-nucleotide adenylyltransferase: MTRGFYIGRFQPYHNGHHTVIEHIAGDVDELVLGIGSADVSHTVRNPFTAGERIMMLTKAVREFEREHDLVTYVVPIEDIDRNAVWAGHVESMCPDFDVVYSNNPLVIRLFEEDGIEVRQSQMFDRERLEGTDIRESMIDGEPWRDRVPDPVVEVVEEINGIQRLRTIAQDDVVDRWEADEDKGL; the protein is encoded by the coding sequence ATGACTCGCGGGTTCTACATCGGCCGCTTTCAGCCGTACCACAACGGCCACCACACAGTAATCGAGCACATCGCTGGCGATGTCGACGAACTCGTCCTCGGAATCGGCAGCGCCGACGTCTCGCACACGGTCCGCAATCCGTTCACGGCGGGCGAGCGGATCATGATGCTCACCAAGGCCGTCCGGGAATTCGAGCGCGAACACGATCTGGTCACCTACGTCGTCCCGATCGAGGACATCGACCGCAACGCCGTCTGGGCCGGCCACGTCGAGAGCATGTGCCCGGACTTCGACGTCGTCTACTCGAACAACCCGCTGGTGATCCGGCTGTTCGAGGAAGACGGGATCGAAGTTCGCCAGTCGCAGATGTTCGACCGCGAGCGTCTGGAGGGGACCGACATCCGCGAGAGCATGATCGACGGCGAACCATGGCGCGATCGCGTTCCCGATCCTGTCGTCGAGGTCGTCGAGGAAATCAACGGCATCCAGCGACTGCGAACGATCGCACAGGACGACGTGGTCGACCGCTGGGAAGCCGACGAGGACAAGGGACTGTAG